One genomic window of Halovivax cerinus includes the following:
- a CDS encoding glycosyltransferase gives MKILYHSPRESFNVKKGSGKRPYEMFRSLKGLGHDVDIIQGRGKNRLRKVFGESMEWDKYDFCYSEPPSSPIHPLYDYPFLYKIRKHDVPLAVFYRDTYWKFADHFSKDGVKKYVFRAAHFAEVDLYTKLADIVYFPSEYSLELSLKAATRDVLWPGCNKQNPIEREEVSDIIYVGGISERYGIHNLVGMMRELENNDIVLHLVCREGEYERLNDKTSNAIESLPIYVYHESGEGLEPIYNKSDIGIIPFRDTYYNNMAMPVKLFEYMSFGLPVVSTKCKTIARFVENNGCGVICRDDPVELAEGVMSLMHDLGKVNTISKNSIETAKRNTWEDRAAEVCAFFS, from the coding sequence ATGAAAATATTGTATCATTCTCCCCGTGAATCGTTTAACGTCAAGAAGGGGTCAGGAAAGAGACCCTATGAGATGTTTCGATCGTTGAAGGGGCTAGGCCACGATGTTGACATAATTCAAGGAAGGGGCAAGAATAGGTTAAGAAAAGTATTTGGAGAGAGTATGGAATGGGACAAATATGATTTTTGCTATTCAGAACCTCCCTCCTCCCCGATTCATCCATTGTATGATTATCCATTTCTCTACAAGATTCGGAAACACGACGTACCCCTAGCAGTTTTTTATCGAGACACATATTGGAAATTCGCAGACCATTTCTCTAAGGATGGAGTTAAGAAATACGTATTTAGAGCGGCACATTTTGCTGAAGTCGACCTATACACAAAACTAGCCGATATAGTCTATTTTCCGAGTGAATATTCATTAGAGCTGTCGTTAAAAGCTGCGACTCGAGACGTATTATGGCCTGGCTGTAATAAACAGAATCCAATAGAACGAGAGGAAGTGAGCGATATAATATACGTTGGTGGTATTTCGGAGAGATATGGGATACATAACCTAGTTGGTATGATGAGGGAGTTAGAAAATAATGATATTGTTCTGCACCTGGTCTGTAGGGAAGGAGAATATGAAAGATTAAATGACAAAACAAGTAACGCCATCGAAAGTCTCCCAATTTACGTTTATCATGAGTCGGGCGAAGGGCTAGAACCAATATATAATAAAAGTGATATAGGTATCATACCTTTTAGAGACACATATTACAACAATATGGCCATGCCGGTAAAATTGTTCGAATATATGTCTTTTGGGCTACCGGTCGTCTCAACTAAATGTAAGACGATCGCAAGATTTGTCGAGAATAACGGCTGTGGAGTCATTTGTAGAGACGATCCAGTTGAGTTGGCCGAGGGAGTCATGTCACTGATGCATGATTTGGGTAAAGTTAACACGATTTCCAAAAATTCCATTGAAACTGCCAAACGTAACACCTGGGAAGATCGAGCCGCCGAAGTGTGTGCTTTTTTTAGTTAA
- a CDS encoding sulfatase-like hydrolase/transferase: MGPGTVRSTFSLLREEGFPAVVRKGGEKLSSLFTEEIYKVQDINTPEWMSNTDFNTYCIHDTEYIIAQDSPPNQTIDLEVDTSNASAIEVPIVGSERSESVTITSSTEIRRIVSDGTYDYPAQLWSTIPVDESTDTATIRISTDGASSRRSRNVFRQNTSAHRTRVGLPALQPDREQPPIFLLSIDTLPYSARESMQPIVEALGSDATIPTEPRTQAHWTPPSHGSMFTGTHPGDHGYVGHGKGQGDERPINPTLTTIPELLTDHGYKCSSLVSHTRILPEFGFGRGCHRYRGDVMGYNDWVSRNHDSRESLSQVIEWIDTDLQRRDHSLFYFVHVFDPHYPYLPPLDRLSDKELDLTGPSRYREQYDAARGETGEYLRVYERDHDVEQDLSAKMERYHSLSIEYTAEQVARFTDYLKSVDLFDDALIILTGDHGEEFGERGFFTHSSLYDRNIRPFMAIKPPATAEWSVPDTVNTVDFLPTIAHEIGADVPNSCAGEPLQTKDGNSVPRITERITPQRYNVAVESDGVKGIFTYDTGYPDRPSSDVIDAGPVLTEFYDVKAVRDGDFTELDGPSNAAELERIAEEFATSGAGGSYDSAVSATRPAQETEDRLQDLGYL; encoded by the coding sequence ATGGGACCTGGAACTGTCAGATCAACCTTCTCGTTACTGCGAGAAGAGGGGTTTCCTGCTGTAGTTCGAAAGGGCGGCGAAAAGCTATCGTCGCTATTCACCGAGGAGATTTACAAAGTACAAGACATCAACACACCCGAGTGGATGTCGAACACTGATTTCAACACCTACTGTATCCACGATACTGAATATATTATTGCTCAAGATTCCCCCCCCAATCAAACCATCGATTTGGAGGTCGATACCTCGAATGCCAGTGCGATCGAAGTGCCGATTGTCGGTAGCGAACGCAGCGAATCGGTGACGATCACCTCGTCGACCGAGATACGACGGATCGTCAGCGACGGTACCTACGACTACCCGGCACAGCTCTGGTCCACAATCCCAGTAGATGAGTCGACAGATACCGCCACGATTCGGATCTCGACAGATGGTGCCTCGTCGCGGCGTTCTCGGAACGTGTTTAGACAGAACACCAGCGCGCACCGAACTCGAGTCGGGTTACCTGCCCTTCAACCGGATCGCGAACAGCCTCCAATCTTCCTGCTCTCTATCGATACGCTCCCCTATTCGGCACGAGAGTCTATGCAACCAATCGTCGAGGCACTTGGATCGGATGCGACTATCCCGACGGAACCCAGAACCCAAGCCCACTGGACGCCCCCGTCCCACGGCTCCATGTTCACGGGTACACACCCAGGGGATCACGGCTACGTAGGTCACGGAAAGGGCCAAGGGGACGAGCGACCGATCAATCCGACGTTGACGACGATTCCCGAACTACTGACCGACCACGGTTACAAATGCTCCAGTCTCGTCAGTCATACCCGTATCCTGCCCGAATTCGGATTCGGTCGGGGGTGCCATCGGTACCGTGGCGACGTAATGGGGTACAATGACTGGGTCAGCCGCAATCACGATTCCCGAGAGAGTCTATCACAGGTAATCGAATGGATCGATACCGACCTGCAGCGGCGAGACCACAGTCTGTTCTACTTCGTCCACGTTTTCGATCCACATTATCCCTATCTCCCGCCTCTCGACCGACTTTCGGACAAAGAACTGGATCTAACTGGACCATCACGATATCGGGAGCAATACGATGCCGCTCGCGGAGAGACGGGAGAGTACCTCCGGGTGTACGAACGTGATCACGACGTAGAGCAAGATCTCTCGGCTAAGATGGAACGGTATCATTCACTGTCGATCGAGTACACGGCCGAGCAAGTCGCCCGGTTTACCGATTATCTCAAATCCGTCGATTTGTTCGACGACGCGCTGATCATCCTCACTGGTGACCACGGCGAAGAGTTCGGCGAACGCGGTTTCTTCACCCACAGTTCGCTCTACGACCGCAATATCCGACCGTTCATGGCGATCAAGCCGCCGGCAACTGCGGAGTGGTCGGTTCCCGATACCGTCAACACCGTCGACTTCCTCCCGACGATTGCTCACGAGATCGGTGCCGATGTCCCCAACAGCTGTGCCGGTGAACCACTACAGACGAAAGACGGGAATTCGGTTCCACGAATCACAGAGCGGATCACGCCGCAACGGTACAACGTCGCCGTCGAATCGGACGGGGTCAAAGGGATCTTCACCTACGACACCGGCTATCCTGATCGACCGTCGTCCGACGTGATCGACGCCGGTCCAGTCCTCACCGAGTTTTACGACGTCAAGGCCGTTCGTGACGGTGACTTCACGGAACTCGACGGCCCGTCGAACGCGGCCGAGCTCGAGCGGATCGCCGAGGAGTTCGCAACGTCTGGAGCAGGAGGCTCGTACGACTCGGCTGTGTCGGCGACGCGTCCCGCACAGGAAACCGAAGACCGACTGCAAGATCTTGGATACCTCTGA
- a CDS encoding sulfatase-like hydrolase/transferase yields MSSKRYTIENVKRGVNSPKLIASEMKRIAHLPRKWYNRHQFVQKYGYGIDVMAKDWDYLIILDACRYDIFEEVASMEGNLNSVISRGSHSKEFATKNFANRELYNTVYVTANGYGARIADGAFHDLIFTDEDDAVEDVEVLHSSAKGMAPSTVYNATIDAYEKYPNKRIISHFMQPHSPYLGERAEELRKRVKNEGLIVLSRDPEKIKNYDQNGENVVSTLGGAVREGYMTMEEFKEVYVENLEIVLEYVSSLIEYFDGKIVVTADHGQSLGEKDVFGHPQNTYMEELRRVPWLTVDSGDRPEVTSEKPTTLQDITNEAIEKRLVNLGYKT; encoded by the coding sequence ATGAGCTCTAAGAGATACACAATTGAGAATGTAAAAAGAGGAGTTAATTCGCCGAAACTAATAGCTAGTGAGATGAAACGGATAGCCCACCTGCCCAGGAAATGGTATAACCGGCATCAATTCGTACAAAAATATGGATATGGGATAGACGTGATGGCTAAAGATTGGGATTATTTAATAATACTAGATGCTTGTCGGTACGATATTTTCGAGGAGGTTGCTTCGATGGAGGGCAACTTGAATTCTGTTATATCAAGGGGCTCTCATAGCAAAGAGTTTGCTACGAAGAACTTTGCTAACAGGGAACTCTACAACACCGTTTACGTGACTGCGAACGGATACGGGGCTCGGATTGCAGACGGTGCGTTCCACGACCTCATTTTCACTGACGAGGATGACGCTGTTGAGGATGTGGAAGTCCTCCACTCTAGTGCGAAAGGCATGGCCCCCAGCACAGTTTACAACGCGACGATAGATGCTTATGAGAAATATCCTAACAAACGTATCATTTCTCATTTCATGCAACCCCATAGCCCCTATCTCGGAGAACGAGCCGAAGAACTCCGGAAGCGAGTGAAAAACGAGGGGTTGATCGTTCTCTCCAGAGATCCTGAGAAAATCAAGAATTACGACCAAAATGGCGAGAACGTAGTATCAACGTTAGGTGGCGCCGTCAGAGAGGGTTATATGACGATGGAAGAATTTAAAGAAGTATATGTGGAGAATCTGGAGATTGTGTTAGAATATGTATCCAGCCTAATTGAATATTTTGATGGGAAGATAGTGGTGACCGCAGACCATGGCCAGTCGTTAGGTGAGAAAGATGTGTTTGGCCACCCACAAAACACGTATATGGAAGAACTGCGACGCGTTCCTTGGCTAACAGTCGATTCTGGAGATAGGCCAGAAGTCACCTCAGAGAAGCCCACAACCTTACAAGATATTACCAATGAAGCAATCGAAAAACGGTTGGTAAATCTCGGTTACAAAACATAG